DNA from Nitrospiraceae bacterium:
AGCCTCCTCCCACAAGAGTGGCGATCGTGAGAGTCATGAAGAGCCACCTCGGTCTGGCACCTATTCGAAACTCCGTCATGGATCTCCGCTATGGATGACTTGCACAGAAGGTCTGTTCCTCGAGTGTTTCATATCCCGCACCGTAGGAAGGGAAGTCGGCAATTTCTCGACTTCCTGTGTTCCAGATATGGAGGCATTGCGCCTTCACGGTAGGAAAACTCCGCGGGATATCATCTACGATGACGACTTTCGCGGTACGTGTCGTTCCCACAACAATAAGTCGGTTTCCTGTTTGGAGAAGCTTCGACTCAATTTGGCCCTGATAGGTAATGGTGAACTCTCCACTGCGCTTACCTGTGTCTTTGGGACCATAAGCCGGATGCTCGACGATCGGCAATTGGGCGGCAACAATAGAAACCGTACCCTCCTTTGTATCCGCTTGAATGATGCGGCCACCCAACTGGATTTTGTTGTCAGTCTTGGCGTTCGGTGTTAGCCTCCAAGCGCTGAAATCGAAGCTGTGATCCACGTCTTTGGTAACCTCGGGAGGAAATACTTGATATAGCGCGCAAGCATCGAAGACCAGACAGCAAAAAATCACGATCGCTCCTCGTAGAAATCTCATCGCATCCTCCTTACTCCTTACATAGCTCTATTTCAAGGGTCAGTCCCAATGACTGCTCTTGCCATCGACGTGATGAGTTACATGTATCGGATTTGGAACTCAA
Protein-coding regions in this window:
- a CDS encoding Slp family lipoprotein; this encodes MRFLRGAIVIFCCLVFDACALYQVFPPEVTKDVDHSFDFSAWRLTPNAKTDNKIQLGGRIIQADTKEGTVSIVAAQLPIVEHPAYGPKDTGKRSGEFTITYQGQIESKLLQTGNRLIVVGTTRTAKVVIVDDIPRSFPTVKAQCLHIWNTGSREIADFPSYGAGYETLEEQTFCASHP